In Juglans microcarpa x Juglans regia isolate MS1-56 chromosome 8D, Jm3101_v1.0, whole genome shotgun sequence, the following are encoded in one genomic region:
- the LOC121242875 gene encoding transmembrane 9 superfamily member 11, whose product MGLFHQFRIWVLTICLVFQSGYGFYLPGSYPHKYGVGDELSVKVNSLTSIDTEMPFSYYSLPFCTPDGGVKDSAENLGELLMGDRIENSPYRFNMYKNETEIFLCKTDPLSAEKFNILKKRIDEMYQVNLILDNLPAIRYTKKEGFFLRWTGYPVGVKLQDIYYIFNHLKFNVLVHKYEEANVARLMGTGDAPDMIPSIGKGESDVPGYMVVGFEVIPCSVMHNVDSVKNLKKYGKYPNAVKCDPNTVSMPIKEGQPIVFTYEVTFEESDIKWPSRWDAYLKMEGSKVHWFSILNSLMVITFLAGIVLVIFLRTVRRDLTRYEDLDKEAQAQMNEELSGWKLVVGDVFRAPTNPALLCIMVGDGVQILGMAVVTILFAALGFMSPASRGTLVTGMLFFYMILGIAAGYAAVRLWRTIGCGDNKGWVSVSWKVACFFPGIAFLILTTLNFLLWGSHSTGAIPFSLFVILLLLWFCISVPLTLVGGYFGAKASHIEYPVRTNQIPREIPAQKYPSWLLVLGAGTLPFGTLFIELFFIMSSIWMGRVYYVFGFLFIVLILLVVVCAEVSLVLTYMHLCVEDWKWWWKSFFASGSVAIYIFLYSVNYLVFDLKNLSGPVSATLYLGYSLFMVVAIMLATGTVGFLSSFWFVHYLFSSVKLD is encoded by the coding sequence ATGGGGCTTTTCCATCAATTTAGAATCTGGGTATTGACCATCTGCTTGGTATTCCAATCCGGGTATGGGTTTTACCTCCCGGGTAGTTACCCTCACAAATACGGTGTCGGTGACGAGTTATCGGTGAAAGTGAATTCCCTTACTTCCATCGATACGGAAATGCCCTTTAGCTATTACAGTTTGCCCTTTTGTACTCCTGATGGGGGTGTCAAGGACAGTGCTGAGAATCTTGGCGAGCTTCTAATGGGGGATCGGATTGAAAACTCTCCGTATCGGTTTAATATGTACAAGAATGAGACTGAGATATTTTTGTGCAAGACCGATCCATTATCGGCTGAAAAGTTTAACATATTGAAGAAAAGAATTGATGAGATGTATCAGGTTAATTTGATTCTTGATAATTTGCCTGCAATTCGGTATACAAAGAAGGAGGGTTTTTTTTTGCGGTGGACGGGGTACCCTGTTGGAGTTAAGCTTCAAGAtatttactatatatttaaCCATTTGAAGTTTAATGTGCTCGTTCATAAGTATGAAGAAGCCAATGTGGCACGTTTAATGGGGACTGGTGATGCACCTGATATGATCCCGTCAATTGGAAAGGGGGAATCGGATGTGCCTGGGTACATGGTTGTTGGGTTTGAGGTGATACCTTGCAGTGTTATGCATAATGTTGATTCAgtgaagaatttgaaaaaatatggcAAGTATCCCAATGCAGTGAAATGTGATCCCAACACTGTGTCTATGCCAATCAAGGAAGGGCAGCCAATTGTCTTCACGTATGAGGTCACGTTTGAGGAGAGTGACATCAAGTGGCCGTCGCGTTGGGATGCTTATTTGAAGATGGAGGGATCGAAAGTCCATTGGTTCTCCATTTTGAATTCTCTAATGGTGATAACCTTCCTTGCTGGTATTGTTCTCGTCATTTTCCTGAGGACTGTTAGGCGGGATCTGACCCGTTACGAGGATCTTGACAAGGAGGCACAAGCACAGATGAATGAGGAGCTATCTGGGTGGAAGCTTGTTGTTGGGGATGTTTTCCGTGCCCCAACCAATCCTGCCCTTTTGTGTATCATGGTTGGAGATGGGGTTCAGATTCTTGGAATGGCTGTTGTTACAATTTTGTTTGCAGCTCTTGGATTCATGTCACCCGCATCACGTGGAACACTTGTTACAGGTATGCTATTTTTCTATATGATACTTGGTATTGCAGCTGGTTATGCTGCTGTTCGTCTTTGGAGGACGATTGGCTGTGGCGATAACAAAGGATGGGTTTCAGTCTCATGGAAAGTTGCTTGTTTCTTCCCTGGTATTGCCTTTTTGATCCTCACCACTTTGAATTTCCTCTTGTGGGGAAGTCACAGCACAGGAGCCattccattttctctttttgtcaTCCTGCTTCTCCTCTGGTTCTGCATCTCAGTTCCACTTACCTTAGTTGGTGGATACTTTGGGGCAAAGGCATCTCATATTGAATACCCTGTTCGAACAAACCAGATTCCTCGGGAAATACCAGCTCAGAAATACCCTTCTTGGCTTCTCGTTCTAGGCGCTGGCACACTTCCCTTTGGCACCCTTTTCATTGAGCTCTTCTTTATAATGTCTAGCATTTGGATGGGCCGTGTATACTATGTCTTTGGGTTCCTCTTTATTGTTTTGATTCTTCTCGTGGTGGTTTGTGCTGAGGTATCTTTGGTTTTGACCTACATGCATCTCTGTGTGGAGGACTGGAAATGGTGGTGGAAGTCATTTTTTGCTTCTGGTTCTGTTGCCATATACATCTTCTTGTACTCTGTTAACTATCTCGTATTCGACCTGAAGAACTTGAGTGGACCTGTCTCGGCCACGCTTTATTTGGGATATTCACTCTTCATGGTTGTAGCAATCATGCTGGCGACAGGCACAGTTGGGTTTCTTTCATCATTCTGGTTCGTGCATTACTTGTTCTCTTCGGTGAAGCTGGATTGA
- the LOC121242472 gene encoding uncharacterized protein LOC121242472: protein MASSAGAAAEGLLRCVYEGCIAGCDTEIERRPYHRNCGCALHDKSRKGSSNAALISKCCKKNVSYPIRRSWSEGSLLLHAASNSSNHSSPSSSPAHVVGAAAGKPANNHHQSSLCDRNEDQDEYVLFKI, encoded by the coding sequence ATGGCCAGTAGTGCTGGAGCCGCGGCGGAGGGattattgagatgtgtttacGAGGGTTGTATTGCAGGTTGTGACACAGAGATTGAGCGCCGGCCTTATCATCGGAATTGTGGCTGTGCCCTCCACGATAAGTCCCGTAAAGGTAGCTCCAATGCTGCATTGATCTCCAAGTGCTGCAAAAAGAACGTATCCTACCCCATCAGGAGGTCCTGGAGTGAGGGCTCCTTGCTCTTGCACGCAGCTTCTAATTCTTCTAACCATTCCTCGCCTTCTTCTTCACCCGCTCATGTGGTGGGGGCTGCTGCAGGGAAGCCAGCTAATAATCATCATCAGTCGAGTTTGTGTGATCGTAATGAAGATCAGGACGAGTATGTTCTATTCAAGATCTGA
- the LOC121242873 gene encoding transmembrane 9 superfamily member 11-like isoform X1 yields MVNRGTRLRTPLAFPHSRRKTDHIKFGEPSDSSTPLFVGASFSHREADLFIFASLSFFRRSDTRRSRMGVFNQFRIWVLTICWVFQSGYGFYLPGSYPHKYGVGDDLWVKVNSLTSIDTEMPFSYYSLPFCTPDGGIKDSAENLGELIMGDRIENSPYRFNMYKNETEIFLCKSDPLSAEKFNILKDRIDEMYQVNLILDNLPAIRYTTKKEGYVLWWTGYPVGVKLQDVYYIFNHLKFNVLVHKYDETNVARVMGTGDAPDMIPSVGKTESNVPGYMVVGFEVIPCSVTHNVDSVKNLKKYGKYPTAVKCDPNTVSMPIKEGQPIVFTYEVTFEESDIKWPSRWDAYLKMEGSKVHWFSILNSLMVITFLAGIVLVIFLRTVRRDLTRYEELDKEAQAQMNEELSGWKLVVGDVFRAPTNPSLLCIMVGDGVQILGMAVVTILFAALGFMSPASRGTLVTGMLFFYMILGIAAGYVAVRLWRTIGGGDHDGWVSVSWKAACFFPGIAFLILTTLNFLLWGSHSTGAIPFSLFVILLLLWFCISVPLTLVGGYFGAKASPIEFPVRTNQIPREIPAQKYPSWLLVLGAGTLPFGTLFIELFFIMSSIWLGRVYYVFGFLFIVLILLVVVCAEVSLVLTYMHLCVEDWKWWWKSFFASGSVAIYIFLYSVNYLVFDLKSLSGPVSATLYLGYSLFMVVAIMLATGTVGFLSSFWFVHYLFSSVKLD; encoded by the exons ATGGTCAATCGGGGCACAAGACTTAGAACTCCTTTAGCTTTTCCACACTCCCGAAGAAAAACCGACCATATAAAATTTGGAGAGCCCTCAGATTCCTCAACCCCTCTCTTCGTTGGTGCTTCTTTCTCACACAGAGAGGCCGATCTCTTCATTTTCGCGTCTCTCTCCTTCTTCCGGCG ATCTGACACACGTCGTTCAAGAATGGGGGTTTTCAATCAATTTAGAATCTGGGTATTGACCATCTGCTGGGTATTCCAATCCGGGTATGGGTTTTACCTCCCGGGTAGTTACCCTCACAAATACGGTGTCGGTGACGATTTATGGGTGAAAGTGAATTCCCTTACTTCCATCGATACGGAAATGCCCTTTAGCTATTACAGTTTGCCGTTTTGTACGCCCGATGGGGGTATCAAGGACAGTGCTGAGAATCTTGGCGAGCTTATAATGGGGGATCGGATTGAAAACTCTCCGTATCGGTTCAATATGTACAAGAATGAGACTGAGATCTTTTTGTGCAAGTCCGATCCATTATCGGCTGAAAAGTTTAACATTTTGAAGGATAGAATTGATGAGATGTATCAGGTTAATTTGATTCTTGATAATTTGCCTGCAATTCGGTATACTACAAAGAAGGAGGGTTATGTTTTGTGGTGGACAGGGTACCCTGTTGGAGTTAAGCTTCAAGATGTTTACTATATATTTAACCATTTGAAGTTTAATGTACTCGTTCATAAGTATGACGAGACCAATGTAGCACGTGTAATGGGGACTGGTGATGCACCTGATATGATCCCATCAGTTGGGAAGACGGAATCCAATGTGCCCGGGTACATGGTTGTTGGATTCGAGGTGATACCTTGCAGTGTTACGCATAATGTTGATTCAgtgaagaatttgaaaaaatatggcAAGTACCCCACTGCTGTGAAATGTGATCCCAACACTGTGTCTATGCCAATCAAGGAAGGGCAGCCAATAGTCTTCACGTATGAGGTCACATTTGAGGAGAGTGACATTAAATGGCCGTCACGTTGGGATGCTTATTTGAAGATGGAGGGATCGAAAGTCCATTGGTTCTCCATTTTGAATTCTCTAATGGTGATCACCTTCCTTGCTGGTATTGTTCTCGTCATTTTCCTGAGGACTGTTAGGCGGGATCTGACCCGTTATGAGGAGCTTGACAAGGAGGCACAAGCACAGATGAATGAGGAGCTATCTGGATGGAAGCTTGTTGTGGGGGATGTTTTCCGTGCCCCAACTAATCCTTCCCTTTTGTGTATCATGGTTGGAGATGGGGTTCAGATTCTTGGAATGGCTGTTGTTACAATATTGTTTGCAGCTCTTGGATTCATGTCACCAGCATCACGTGGAACACTTGTTACAGGTATGCTATTTTTCTATATGATACTTGGTATTGCAGCTGGTTATGTTGCTGTTCGTCTGTGGAGGACAATTGGCGGTGGCGATCACGATGGATGGGTTTCAGTCTCATGGAAAGCTGCTTGTTTCTTCCCTGGTATTGCCTTTTTGATCCTCACCACTTTGAATTTCCTCTTGTGGGGAAGTCACAGCACAGGAGCCattccattttctctttttgtcaTCCTGCTTCTCCTCTGGTTCTGCATCTCAGTACCACTTACCTTAGTTGGCGGATACTTTGGGGCAAAGGCATCTCCTATTGAATTCCCTGTTCGAACGAACCAGATTCCTCGGGAAATACCAGCTCAGAAATATCCTTCTTGGTTACTTGTTCTAGGCGCTGGCACCCTTCCTTTTGGCACCCTTTTCATTGAGCTCTTCTTTATAATGTCTAGCATTTGGTTGGGCCGTGTATACTATGTTTTTGGGTTCCTCTTTATTGTTTTGATTCTCCTCGTGGTGGTTTGTGCTGAAGTATCTTTGGTTTTGACCTACATGCATCTCTGTGTGGAGGACTGGAAATGGTGGTGGAAGTCATTTTTTGCTTCTGGTTCTGTTGCCATATACATCTTCTTGTACTCTGTTAACTATCTCGTATTCGACCTGAAGAGTTTGAGTGGACCTGTCTCAGCCACTCTTTATTTGGGATATTCGCTCTTCATGGTTGTAGCAATCATGCTGGCAACGGGCACAGTCGGGTTCCTTTCATCATTCTGGTTCGTGCATTACTTGTTCTCTTCAGTGAAGCTTGATTGA
- the LOC121242873 gene encoding transmembrane 9 superfamily member 11-like isoform X2, which translates to MGVFNQFRIWVLTICWVFQSGYGFYLPGSYPHKYGVGDDLWVKVNSLTSIDTEMPFSYYSLPFCTPDGGIKDSAENLGELIMGDRIENSPYRFNMYKNETEIFLCKSDPLSAEKFNILKDRIDEMYQVNLILDNLPAIRYTTKKEGYVLWWTGYPVGVKLQDVYYIFNHLKFNVLVHKYDETNVARVMGTGDAPDMIPSVGKTESNVPGYMVVGFEVIPCSVTHNVDSVKNLKKYGKYPTAVKCDPNTVSMPIKEGQPIVFTYEVTFEESDIKWPSRWDAYLKMEGSKVHWFSILNSLMVITFLAGIVLVIFLRTVRRDLTRYEELDKEAQAQMNEELSGWKLVVGDVFRAPTNPSLLCIMVGDGVQILGMAVVTILFAALGFMSPASRGTLVTGMLFFYMILGIAAGYVAVRLWRTIGGGDHDGWVSVSWKAACFFPGIAFLILTTLNFLLWGSHSTGAIPFSLFVILLLLWFCISVPLTLVGGYFGAKASPIEFPVRTNQIPREIPAQKYPSWLLVLGAGTLPFGTLFIELFFIMSSIWLGRVYYVFGFLFIVLILLVVVCAEVSLVLTYMHLCVEDWKWWWKSFFASGSVAIYIFLYSVNYLVFDLKSLSGPVSATLYLGYSLFMVVAIMLATGTVGFLSSFWFVHYLFSSVKLD; encoded by the coding sequence ATGGGGGTTTTCAATCAATTTAGAATCTGGGTATTGACCATCTGCTGGGTATTCCAATCCGGGTATGGGTTTTACCTCCCGGGTAGTTACCCTCACAAATACGGTGTCGGTGACGATTTATGGGTGAAAGTGAATTCCCTTACTTCCATCGATACGGAAATGCCCTTTAGCTATTACAGTTTGCCGTTTTGTACGCCCGATGGGGGTATCAAGGACAGTGCTGAGAATCTTGGCGAGCTTATAATGGGGGATCGGATTGAAAACTCTCCGTATCGGTTCAATATGTACAAGAATGAGACTGAGATCTTTTTGTGCAAGTCCGATCCATTATCGGCTGAAAAGTTTAACATTTTGAAGGATAGAATTGATGAGATGTATCAGGTTAATTTGATTCTTGATAATTTGCCTGCAATTCGGTATACTACAAAGAAGGAGGGTTATGTTTTGTGGTGGACAGGGTACCCTGTTGGAGTTAAGCTTCAAGATGTTTACTATATATTTAACCATTTGAAGTTTAATGTACTCGTTCATAAGTATGACGAGACCAATGTAGCACGTGTAATGGGGACTGGTGATGCACCTGATATGATCCCATCAGTTGGGAAGACGGAATCCAATGTGCCCGGGTACATGGTTGTTGGATTCGAGGTGATACCTTGCAGTGTTACGCATAATGTTGATTCAgtgaagaatttgaaaaaatatggcAAGTACCCCACTGCTGTGAAATGTGATCCCAACACTGTGTCTATGCCAATCAAGGAAGGGCAGCCAATAGTCTTCACGTATGAGGTCACATTTGAGGAGAGTGACATTAAATGGCCGTCACGTTGGGATGCTTATTTGAAGATGGAGGGATCGAAAGTCCATTGGTTCTCCATTTTGAATTCTCTAATGGTGATCACCTTCCTTGCTGGTATTGTTCTCGTCATTTTCCTGAGGACTGTTAGGCGGGATCTGACCCGTTATGAGGAGCTTGACAAGGAGGCACAAGCACAGATGAATGAGGAGCTATCTGGATGGAAGCTTGTTGTGGGGGATGTTTTCCGTGCCCCAACTAATCCTTCCCTTTTGTGTATCATGGTTGGAGATGGGGTTCAGATTCTTGGAATGGCTGTTGTTACAATATTGTTTGCAGCTCTTGGATTCATGTCACCAGCATCACGTGGAACACTTGTTACAGGTATGCTATTTTTCTATATGATACTTGGTATTGCAGCTGGTTATGTTGCTGTTCGTCTGTGGAGGACAATTGGCGGTGGCGATCACGATGGATGGGTTTCAGTCTCATGGAAAGCTGCTTGTTTCTTCCCTGGTATTGCCTTTTTGATCCTCACCACTTTGAATTTCCTCTTGTGGGGAAGTCACAGCACAGGAGCCattccattttctctttttgtcaTCCTGCTTCTCCTCTGGTTCTGCATCTCAGTACCACTTACCTTAGTTGGCGGATACTTTGGGGCAAAGGCATCTCCTATTGAATTCCCTGTTCGAACGAACCAGATTCCTCGGGAAATACCAGCTCAGAAATATCCTTCTTGGTTACTTGTTCTAGGCGCTGGCACCCTTCCTTTTGGCACCCTTTTCATTGAGCTCTTCTTTATAATGTCTAGCATTTGGTTGGGCCGTGTATACTATGTTTTTGGGTTCCTCTTTATTGTTTTGATTCTCCTCGTGGTGGTTTGTGCTGAAGTATCTTTGGTTTTGACCTACATGCATCTCTGTGTGGAGGACTGGAAATGGTGGTGGAAGTCATTTTTTGCTTCTGGTTCTGTTGCCATATACATCTTCTTGTACTCTGTTAACTATCTCGTATTCGACCTGAAGAGTTTGAGTGGACCTGTCTCAGCCACTCTTTATTTGGGATATTCGCTCTTCATGGTTGTAGCAATCATGCTGGCAACGGGCACAGTCGGGTTCCTTTCATCATTCTGGTTCGTGCATTACTTGTTCTCTTCAGTGAAGCTTGATTGA
- the LOC121242474 gene encoding uncharacterized protein LOC121242474, whose amino-acid sequence MASSAGAVAEGLLRCVYEGCIAGCDTGIERRPYHRNCGCALHNKSRKAGSSNAAYSAKCCKKNVSYPIRRSWSERSLALHASASSSSHSSSPSSSPAPVVPVGAAAARREASSSVEFV is encoded by the coding sequence ATGGCCAGTAGTGCCGGAGCCGTGGCGGAGGGACTGTTGAGATGTGTGTACGAGGGTTGCATTGCAGGCTGTGACACAGGGATTGAGCGCCGGCCTTACCATCGGAATTGTGGATGTGCCCTCCACAATAAGTCGCGTAAAGCTGGTAGCTCCAATGCTGCATACTCGGCCAAGTGCTGCAAAAAGAACGTATCCTACCCCATCAGGAGGTCCTGGAGTGAGAGATCCTTGGCCTTGCACGCATCAGCTTCTTCTTCTAGCCATTCCAGTTCGCCTTCTTCTTCACCAGCGCCTGTGGTGCCGGTGGGGGCTGCCGCAGCACGCAGGGAGGCCTCATCATCAGTCGAGTTTGTGTGA